TGCGTTCAATAGTTGCTAGGGCTTCGCGTTGACGGGTTGGGTTTAGCTTGCCGCTTTGCAGCAGGCGGGTCCAGCCCAAAATAGGGTTGAGTGGCGCTCGCAACTCGTGCGACAGTACGGCTAAGAATTCGTCTTTTACCTGGTTCGCACGGCGCAACTGCTCGGCCTGTTGCTGAATCGAACTCACTAAGTTCGTTCGCTCAAGGGCAATCGCTATTTGATCACAGGTCGATTGCAGCAGGGCCGCTTCTTCTGGGGTAAAGTGGCTGCGGGTGCGGCTGGCAAACGATAGCGCTCCCAGCAGCCGTCCCTGGACGATTAAGGGCTGACCAGCATAAGCCGTGATGCCAGCCGAGCAAACAAGCTTTACAGTAGGGTAAAATTGTAGAGACTATTTATGGCATTCGTTATGCGAATCATCCATGAATAAGCATAAATGCAGACTCTACCTTTAGAAATGATTTGGACAAACTCCGGCACAGCTTCTCGCCAAAGCGAATACAGTGACACCCTGTTTAACTTAGGCTACTCACTTACAAGCGGAGAGCTTGCTCAGTAATTTGCCATGAGACCCTCTAAAGAAAGAACCTGAGGTCTTCCTACGGGCTTCGAAAACAGCAGATTGAAACGTTCCTCAATGCCTCCCTTGAGGGTTGGGGGAATCAGTGAGAGACAACACAATAGATGTAAGGTTGTGCTTTGTAGTAGAGAGTCCACTCAACTTATGCGCGTTGGCAACTCCTACGTTTATCGCCCTAATGAAATTGTTCCTGTCAGTGGTGAGTACGAGATCCTGACCCAGACCGGTCAGAAGACAGGGCAAGCAATGTTTTGTCCCAAAAATCGTCGATTTCCCAGTGTTAGTCACTCTAACTATGGCTTCTTGTTGTCACAGCGGCTTAAAAGTAAGCAAGCAAAGTTCAGCAGTTAGGCAAATGCGGTTCTGAGGCCAGGGAGAGTGCAAGAAAATTTTGCTCTACGTCCGAAGTTGTTAGGTTGAGATGAGCCTGACAAAACTCAAAAATCCTCTCCGGCTC
This sequence is a window from Pseudanabaena sp. FACHB-2040. Protein-coding genes within it:
- a CDS encoding histidine kinase dimerization/phospho-acceptor domain-containing protein, with protein sequence MSSIQQQAEQLRRANQVKDEFLAVLSHELRAPLNPILGWTRLLQSGKLNPTRQREALATIERNTKLQSQLIEDLLDISRIVF